The genomic DNA CGTGGGCAGTCGTCACGCGCCCGAGTCGCGCGCCCGAGGCGGGGTCGGCGGCGATCAGCTCGAACTTCACTGTTCCGCCTTCCCGCCCCCTCGACCTGCCTCCGGGGAGGCATTGAGGATGAGCATGGCGTCGCCATAGCTGTAGAAACGGTAACCCTCGCGCACGGCTTCTTCATACGCGTAGAGCACTAGGTCGCGCCCGGCGATCGCGCAAACGAGCATAAGTAACGTCGAGCGCGGTAAGTGGAAGTTTGTCAACAGGTTGTGCACAACTCGAAACCGATAGCCCGGCGTGATAAACAGGTCGGTTTCGCCCTCGCCCGGCCGGACGGTGCCGTCATCTCGCGCGCAGGTCTCGAGCACGCGCGCCGCCGTGGTGCCCACGGCGAAGACCCGCCGCCCTGCCTTGACGGTTTCGTTGACCGCTTTGGCCGCGGCCGGCGGCAGCTTGTAGACCTCGGGATGCATGTGGTGCTGGGCAACGTTCTCGACCTTGAGCGGCTGGAAGGTGCCGAGTCCGACGTGCAGCGTGAGCCGCACAATGCGCACGCCGCGCGCGCCGATCTGCTCGAGCACGCGCTCGGTAAAATGCAGCCCGGCCGTCGGAGCGGCCACCGAGCCGCGCTCACGGGCATAGACGGTCTGATAGCGGTCGCGGTCCATGAGCGGCTCGTCGGGCCGGCGGATATACGGTGGCAGGGGCGTGTGGCCGATCCGGTCCAGGTGCGCCTTGATGTCGTCGTCGAGGGCGAACCGCACCGTGCGGGTGCCGTCGGGCCGGGCGTCGACGATGTCGGCCGCAATCGCCCCGTCGTTGAGCAGCACGCGCCGGCCGGGATCGAGCTTGCGGCCCGGCTTGGCGAGACACTCCCACAGGTTCGGCCCAACCTCGCGCAGCAACAGCAACTCGACCTCTCGCTCGACCCCTTCGACCCGGCCGAAGAGGCGCGCCGGGATGACACGCGAATCGTTGATCACCAGCGCGTCGCCCGGTTTGAGGTGGTGCGGCAGGTCCATGAACGACCCGTGCCCCAGCGTGCGGCGCCGGCAGTCGAGCACAAGGAGGCGCGACTGGTCGCGCTCGAGGAGCGGGTACTGCGCGATCAGGTCCTCGGGCAGCTCGTAGTCAAACTCGTCAACACGCATCGTGGTCCACACCGAAAACCGGTCGCCGATGCCCTCTGATCGGGCAAGGGGTCGACACAGGACAGTCACTCCGACCGGTACGGTTTGTCACTCCCATACCCAGGTAACACGGCCACCGGCTTCAGCCGGTGGTTAGAGACCCTCTCGCTCATTCAGGAACCGAGTTCAGTCGGCTTCTCGACATAGGCCCAGGCATGGGTGCTGACTGGCCAGAGCCGTCAGTCGACAAGCCCGCTCGAAGCGGGCCCAACGGGGTATCCCTCCCCTCGCTCACCGCCGGCCAAAGCCGGTGGCACAACCTCCTCACAGACCGAATCGCCGTGTACCGACACGAGCTGCACAAAGCCCCTGGAGGCTGTTTGCGTACCTGCACACTACCAACGGCGTTGCGCGGGGGCAAGCTGAAATGCTAGGTTGCGCCCGGATCTCCCGACGAGAAATGACGCCACGGCGACGGGAACGCGCGTGTATGGAACCCCGACCCACAGATCTGCTGCTTGAGCATGACGCCCCGCCCGGCACGCCGCTGCCGGCCCCGGTGGCGGCGGTGCTCGCCCGGTACCGCTTCGCCGAGCCCAAGACCGCGCACCATAACGTGCTCGCGCTCGGCGACGATCCGCTCGCCCGCGACGCGCTCCGCGAGCTGCTCCCCGCGCTGCTCGAGGCGGTCGCGCGCAACGCCGACCCCGACATGGCGCTCAACAACTTCGAGCGCTACGCCGCAGCCGTCGCCAGCCGGAACGCGTTTTTCTCGCTGCTCCGGACGAACCCCGCGCTCATCGAGATGCTCGCCGCGGTGTTCGCCACGAGCCAGGTGCTCTCCGATGCGCTCGTGCGCGACCCGGGATGTCTCGATCTCATCGTCCAGCCCGAGCTACGCGACGCCCCGCGCACGCGCGAGGCACTCGTCGCCGAGCTTCGGCACGGCGTGTTCCTCTTCGACGGCGAGACCGACCGCATGAACGCGGTGCGGCGCTTCAAGCGGCGCGAGATGCTGCGCCTCGGCGCGCGCGACATCCTTGGCCTGGCCGATCTCGTGACGACGACGCGCGGACTTTCGGCGCTCGCTGCTGCGTGCGTCGAGGTGGCGCTCGAGGCCGTGCTCCAGAGCACCACGGCGCGGCTCGGCACGCCGATGGGCCACACGAGCGGCCGGCCCGTTGAGTTCGCCGTGATCGGCATGGGCAAGGCGGGAGCAGGCGAGCTCAACTACAGCTCGGACATCGACGTGATGCTCGTCACGAGCGAAGACGGCGTCACCGTGCCGCCCGAGGACCGGCCCGCCGCGCGCGCAGGGCTCGACGCTGAGACGTTCTTCACCAAGGTCGCCGAGCAGCTCATCCGTTATCTCTCGGCGAATACCGGCGAGGGGCATGTCTTCCGCGTCGATACGCGCCTGCGGCCCGAAGGCGGCATGGGCCCGCTCGTGCGCCCGCTCGCGAGCTACGAGCTCTACTACACGCAGTGGGGCGCCACATGGGAGCGCCAGGCGCTGATCAAGGCGCGGCCGATGGCGGGCAGCGCGGCGCTCGGCCGGCGCTTCGTCCAGATGGTGCGGCCGTTCGTCTACCGCCGCCACCTCACACACGGCGACATCGAGGAGGTGCGCCAGATCAAGCGCCGCGCCGACGGCGAGGTTGCCCGCCGCGGCGAGGTGCTCACCAACGTCAAGCTCGGCCACGGCGGTATCCGTGAGGCCGAGTTCACCGCGCAACTGCTCCAGCTCATGCTCGGCGGCCAGTATCCGCAGCTCCAGACGCCGGCGACCCTCGAAGCCCTCGGCCTGCTTGGCCAGCTCGGTTTCCTCGACCAGGACGAAGCGAAACGGCTCGCCGACGCCTACCGCTTCCTGCGCACGGTCGAGCACCGCCTCCAACTCGAGCATGCCGTGCAGACACACACGATACCCACTGAGCCCAAGGCCCTCTACTGCCTCGCCCGGCGCTGCTTCTTCGACGACGAGGGCGAGGCCGCCACCGTCGCGCGCTTCGAGCGCGAGCTCGCCCGCCACGTCAAGGCGATCGCCGCCACGTATCGCAATCTGCTCAGCGAGACCCAGGATCGCCTCGCGCCGAAGGCCGCCACCGAACAACTCGAGCATGTCGACGACGCCGCCGTGCTCCTCGATGCCGCCGCTGCACCCGAGGCGGTCGAAGCCGCCGCACGCCGCACCGGTCTCGACGATGCGGCACGCACTACGCGTCTGCTCCACGCGCTCGCCTACGGCCCGCCTTACAGCCCGCACCACGCCGGCACAACGCGGGCCTTTCAGTGCATCGCGCCCGACGTGCTCGATCTGCTCTCCGAGGTGCCCGATCCTTACGAAGCGCTCGCCAACCTCGAGACGTTCGTCGCCGCCTACGGCGCACGCCGTGTGCTCTACGACCTCTTCGCCGCCAACACCGAAACGCTGCGCATGCTGCTGTTGCTCTTCGGCACGAGCCAGTTCCTCGCCGATATCCTTTGTCGCCAGCCCGAGCTGTTCGACGCCGCCGTGCGCCGCGACGTCATCGAGGTCTCCGCCGTCAACCCCTTCGACGCCGTCTACGAGGAACTGCCGCTCGAGGCCATGTCGGTTGACGAGGCGCTCCCCTACTTCATCCGCTACCGCAATGAGGAGCTGTTCAAGATCGGCCTGCGAGACGTACTGCGGCTCGCAGACGTGCGCGAGACGATGCGCGCCATGAGCGAGCTGGCGCGCCGCCTCGTGGCACTTGTCATCGACCGGTGCATAACCGCCTTCCGCGCCAGATACGGCACGGCCTGCAACGCCGCCGGCGCCCCAGCGCGCTTTGCCGTTATCGGACTCGGCAAGCTCGGCGGCGACGAGCTCGGCTACGGCTCGGACCTCGACGTGCTCTTCGTCTGCGACGGCGAAGGCGGCACCGCCGGCGGCGAGCGCTCGGTCTCGGCGGCGCAGTATTTCGGCGAGCTGGCCGCCGCCGTACTCCGCACGATGACAATGGCGACACCGCACGGCTCGCTCGCCAAGGTCGACGCACGCATCCGGCCCGAGGGCGAGCAGGGCCCGCTCTGCCCGACGATCGAGGGCTATGCCAACGCCTACCGCCGCCGCATCCAGCCGTGGGAAAAACAGGCCCTCCTGCGCGCCGCGTACGTGGCCGGCGACCGCTCGCTCGCCGATGAGTTCCTGAGCATGCGCGATGAGGCGGTGTTCGCCGCACCGCTCACGATCGAGGAGCTCAATGAGATCGCCCGCATCCGCGAGCGCATGGCGGCCGAGCGCGTCGCGGCCTCCGAGCGCGACCGTGATCTCAAGCTGAGCCATGGCGGCATCGTCGAGATCGAGTTCGCCGCGCAGGTCCTCGCGCTCGCCTGCGGCCGGGCCGACCGCTCGCTCGTCGAGCCGAACACGGCACGCCAGCTCGCCGCGCTGCACGAGGCGGGGCGGCTGAACCGCGACGACTACCTGTTCCTCGATTCGACGTATACGTTCTACCGCCTCATCGAGAACGCACTGCGCATCGAGACCAACGTGCCGGCCGACGCCCTGCCCGCCGACGAGGCCGAGCTGCGCCGTCTGCTGCGCGCGCTCCGGCTGTTCCGCGTCGGACCGGCGGCGTTCCTCGAACGGCTCGCCGCGTACCGCCGCCGCATCCGGGCCCTCTACGAGCGGGCGCTCGACTACGCACGGCAGACGGCTGCGCCCGGCTGACCCCAGCACTAACCCTTGCATTGAGGCCGTTGTGGTGCTACAAGCATTCCCTTCAGTTCACCGAGGAGACCTCACTCGACCGCATGAACGAAGACGAACTCGAGCGGACACTCGACGAGATACTCGCTCCGTTTGACCTGAGCAACCCGACCCAGCGCCGCGACGCGCTCGAGGCCTGCCTGCGCTACGCCGAGGAGGAGCTCGGCGCCGACCCCGCGTGCAACCTGTTCCTCGAGCTCGCCTCCGAACGCCTCGGCCAGGACGAACCCGCCCATTTCGACTGGGTCCACAACGTGGTGCCGCCCGACGAGAACTCGTTCATCCACTGCGACTACGACGACGAGTACGGGCTCCAGGTCTCGGCCAACGCGCCCGGCCTGCAGTTCCTGATCGAGACGCTCCAGACGCTGCTCGACAGCCAGAGCGAGGCCGACCACACGCACCTGTACTTCCAGGAGCCCCCGCTGACGCTGAGCTCGCAGCCGGTGGCGATCTTCAAAGATCCCGACGAGTGGTTCATGGAGCGCAACGAGGAATACGTGGAGCCGGGCGAGCCCAAGCCGCGCCCATTCGGGGCCGCCGACGTCGTGGCACTCCAGGCGCTGACGTATCCGCCCGAGGAGATCGCGATCTCGCGCGGGACGCTCTATCGCGTCTATGCGTGGAAGCCCTATGCGGGCGAGGAGGTGGCCCGCAAGGACTACCCAGGCCCGCCCGAGCGCTTCATCCTGTTCACGATCAACGACGACCGCGGCGAGCGCGTGCAGATCGCCTGCCACCTCGACGACATCGATCTGCACTACTTCACCATGGGCCACC from Verrucomicrobiota bacterium includes the following:
- the queA gene encoding tRNA preQ1(34) S-adenosylmethionine ribosyltransferase-isomerase QueA — translated: MRVDEFDYELPEDLIAQYPLLERDQSRLLVLDCRRRTLGHGSFMDLPHHLKPGDALVINDSRVIPARLFGRVEGVEREVELLLLREVGPNLWECLAKPGRKLDPGRRVLLNDGAIAADIVDARPDGTRTVRFALDDDIKAHLDRIGHTPLPPYIRRPDEPLMDRDRYQTVYARERGSVAAPTAGLHFTERVLEQIGARGVRIVRLTLHVGLGTFQPLKVENVAQHHMHPEVYKLPPAAAKAVNETVKAGRRVFAVGTTAARVLETCARDDGTVRPGEGETDLFITPGYRFRVVHNLLTNFHLPRSTLLMLVCAIAGRDLVLYAYEEAVREGYRFYSYGDAMLILNASPEAGRGGGKAEQ
- the glnE gene encoding bifunctional [glutamate--ammonia ligase]-adenylyl-L-tyrosine phosphorylase/[glutamate--ammonia-ligase] adenylyltransferase produces the protein MEPRPTDLLLEHDAPPGTPLPAPVAAVLARYRFAEPKTAHHNVLALGDDPLARDALRELLPALLEAVARNADPDMALNNFERYAAAVASRNAFFSLLRTNPALIEMLAAVFATSQVLSDALVRDPGCLDLIVQPELRDAPRTREALVAELRHGVFLFDGETDRMNAVRRFKRREMLRLGARDILGLADLVTTTRGLSALAAACVEVALEAVLQSTTARLGTPMGHTSGRPVEFAVIGMGKAGAGELNYSSDIDVMLVTSEDGVTVPPEDRPAARAGLDAETFFTKVAEQLIRYLSANTGEGHVFRVDTRLRPEGGMGPLVRPLASYELYYTQWGATWERQALIKARPMAGSAALGRRFVQMVRPFVYRRHLTHGDIEEVRQIKRRADGEVARRGEVLTNVKLGHGGIREAEFTAQLLQLMLGGQYPQLQTPATLEALGLLGQLGFLDQDEAKRLADAYRFLRTVEHRLQLEHAVQTHTIPTEPKALYCLARRCFFDDEGEAATVARFERELARHVKAIAATYRNLLSETQDRLAPKAATEQLEHVDDAAVLLDAAAAPEAVEAAARRTGLDDAARTTRLLHALAYGPPYSPHHAGTTRAFQCIAPDVLDLLSEVPDPYEALANLETFVAAYGARRVLYDLFAANTETLRMLLLLFGTSQFLADILCRQPELFDAAVRRDVIEVSAVNPFDAVYEELPLEAMSVDEALPYFIRYRNEELFKIGLRDVLRLADVRETMRAMSELARRLVALVIDRCITAFRARYGTACNAAGAPARFAVIGLGKLGGDELGYGSDLDVLFVCDGEGGTAGGERSVSAAQYFGELAAAVLRTMTMATPHGSLAKVDARIRPEGEQGPLCPTIEGYANAYRRRIQPWEKQALLRAAYVAGDRSLADEFLSMRDEAVFAAPLTIEELNEIARIRERMAAERVAASERDRDLKLSHGGIVEIEFAAQVLALACGRADRSLVEPNTARQLAALHEAGRLNRDDYLFLDSTYTFYRLIENALRIETNVPADALPADEAELRRLLRALRLFRVGPAAFLERLAAYRRRIRALYERALDYARQTAAPG